In Burkholderia gladioli, a genomic segment contains:
- the pgeF gene encoding peptidoglycan editing factor PgeF, with protein sequence MTTITLPELSLDDCLQPDWRVAPRVRALVSTRDGGVSAAPYGRWSAEQGDAPGGMNLGLHTGDDPAAVEANRARLLALAGQPRAAWLEQVHGTEVVRADAVLAAGPAADAPVRADASVTDVPGAVCVVMVADCLPVLFCDAAGRAVGAAHAGWRGLVAGILERTAAQVAALAGVEASGLHAWLGPAIGPRVFEVGADVHAAFVDAALPDEREATARAFVAVDGAAGKHHADLYALARLRLARLGIMQATGGTACTVTERHRYYSYRRDRVTGRMAAMIWIND encoded by the coding sequence ATGACCACCATCACGCTGCCCGAGCTGAGCCTCGACGATTGCCTGCAACCCGACTGGCGCGTCGCGCCGCGCGTGCGCGCGCTGGTTTCGACGCGTGACGGCGGCGTGAGCGCCGCGCCTTATGGCAGATGGTCGGCGGAGCAGGGCGATGCGCCCGGCGGCATGAATCTCGGCCTTCATACCGGCGACGATCCGGCCGCTGTCGAGGCGAATCGCGCGCGGCTGCTGGCCTTGGCCGGCCAGCCGCGCGCGGCCTGGCTCGAGCAGGTGCACGGCACCGAGGTCGTGCGCGCCGACGCGGTGCTGGCGGCCGGCCCGGCGGCAGACGCGCCGGTTCGCGCCGATGCCAGCGTGACCGACGTGCCCGGCGCCGTCTGCGTGGTGATGGTGGCCGATTGCCTGCCGGTGTTGTTCTGCGACGCGGCCGGCCGCGCGGTCGGTGCCGCGCACGCGGGCTGGCGCGGCTTGGTGGCGGGCATCCTCGAGCGCACCGCGGCGCAGGTGGCGGCCCTGGCCGGCGTCGAGGCGAGCGGCCTGCATGCCTGGCTGGGCCCGGCGATCGGCCCGCGCGTCTTCGAGGTCGGCGCCGACGTGCACGCGGCATTCGTCGATGCGGCGCTGCCGGACGAGCGCGAAGCGACCGCCCGCGCCTTCGTGGCGGTCGACGGCGCGGCGGGCAAGCACCACGCGGATCTCTACGCGCTGGCGCGCCTGCGCCTGGCGCGGCTCGGCATCATGCAGGCGACGGGCGGCACCGCCTGCACGGTGACCGAGCGCCATCGCTACTACTCCTACCGGCGCGATCGGGTCACGGGTCGCATGGCCGCGATGATCTGGATCAACGACTAG